The window ATGACGAAGGCCTGGCTCCATTCCGGTGGCAGGAACGGGATTTGCAGGTCGCGCAAAATGGACGACAGGGTGAGCAGCAGCGGCAAGGTGGGCAGGATGATGACGAACTCGGTGAAGCGCTGGATCAGGTTGTCGGTCCGGCCGCCGTAATAGCCGGACAAAGCGCCCATAAACATGCCGAACGTCTCGGACAGGATGGTGACCGTAAAGGCGATGAATAGCGACAGCCGCCCGGCCATGAGGATGCGGAAGAACACGTCGCGGCCCAGCTCGTCCGTGCCCATCAGATGGTCACGCGACGGGGCGGCGTTGATATTGCGCAAGTCCTGAGCATCGCGCGAATAATTCATCTCGATGCCCTGGGCATGATTGAAGTAGGTCATGCGCGACATGATGATCGGCCCGACGATGACCAGGACGATGATGGTGATGAGCAAGATGAGGCTGGCCGTCGCCAGCTTGTGCCGCCGCAAACGCTTCCAATAAGTCAGGACCAACGGCTCCGGCTTGGTCGATAATAAGGCATCAGCCTGTAGGCTGCTAAGGTCGATTTCGGTTACGGTCATATGGCTATCCCCCTTTCATTAATCAAAGCGGATGCGCGGATCGACAACGGTATAGAGAATATCGCCGATGAGGGTGGCAAAGACGACCAGGATGGCCGAGATGAACAGAATAGCCATCACGATGGGCCAGTCGTCGCGGCCCAGGGCATCGATGAACAACCGCCCCATGCCCGGATAATTGAAGATCGTCTCGGTCAGGATCGCGCCGCTAAAGATGCCCGGTATCTGGAAGACCACGATGGTGATGAGCGGGATGAGGGCGTTGCGGGCGGCGTGCTTGGCGATGACGGCCCGCTCGTGCAAGCCCTTGGCGCGGGCGGTGCGCACGTAGTCCTGGCGCAATACTTCCAGCATCGACGAGCGCATGAAGCGGCTCCAGCCGGCCAGATAGAGCAGGGTCAACACCGTAACCGGCAGGATGAGATGGACGATACGGTCGGCCAACGTGCCGGGGACGATGTTGAACACATCCTGGACACTGCCCGGCGTGACGCGCGTGGTAAACACGTCGCCGGACGGGAAATAGGGCAGGCCCCACTCGCGAAATTTCAGCGTGAACAGGATGATCATCAGCAGCCCAAACCAGAACACGGGCATGGAGATGCCGAAGAAGCTAAACGTTGTGACGGCGTAATCCATCCGGGAGTACTGCCGCACGGCGGAGATGATGCCGATGGGTATGGCGATCAGCAGGGAGATGACCGTCACCGTCGACATCAAGATGAGCGTGTTTTTGATGCGGCTGCCAATGACGCTGGTAACGGTTTGGCCGCGGGCCAGCGCCCACGACTCGCCCCAGTCCCAGCGCAGTACCCCCCGGCTGCATGGAAATTTCTTCTCCGGGTCAGCGCCGCGATTGGTGCCGCCGGCGGCCTGGCAACCGGGCGACTGGAAGTCGGCCCACGTGCCGGTGACGGCCATCTTTTCCGCCGAACCGGGGTTGCCGATGGCATTGCCGACCTCATCGACCCAGTCCTCGCCCAATAGCCAGGTCAGATAGGCCAGATAGAACGGCTTGTTGAGACCCAACGTCGCCTCGATGCGGGCGATTTCCTGGGGGCTGAGGCGATTCTTGGCCCCCACAGCCATATTCAGGCCGGAGAGCGGCCCACCCGGCACCGCGTTGAGCAGAGCGAAGATAGCCACGGTAGCCAGCAGGACGACCACGATCATCTGCAATCCGCGACGGATAAGATAACTGGTCATGGTTCACCTCCAGGGTTTTGTGATGGCCCGCCGCGCCGGAGAAACGCCGGTCGGACACACCCCATCAGCCCACCACAGATGGAAAATTATAGCAATTGCGCCGGTCGAACGCCATACCATTTGAAATCGGGTAGTGGGCGTCGGCCTTCGCACCGATGGCTACTTAAACGTGGCGGCGACACTTGCGCGTCGCCGCCACGTTTAGGTTAGCTGCGGTCGAACCTTACTGTTGCAGGTCGATCTCTTCGATGTTGTAGAGGTGGGAGTTCTGGGTCGGGTCGATACCGTAATTCAGAACTTCGGGCCGGGTGACGCCGGTCTTCACACTCAGGAATACCGGGATGACCGGCACTTCCTGCGAGAAGATCTGCTGGGCCAGGGTGTGGCCTTCCACGTACTCCGGCGTGCCGGGCAGCGAGCCGAGCGCCTGGGCACAGGCCGCGTCGTACTCTTCGGTGTTCCAACCGGTGTTGTTCTGGCCGCCCCAGCCGCTGCCGAAAGGCTGGCCGGTGCGCGGGTTGGTCTCATCGGCCGGGCCGGGGATCTGCGAACCCATGTACAGTTCGCACGCCGGCTGCACGCCCGTCAACCAGGCGAACAGACCGAGGTCATAGCGGCGACCGAACAGCGGCCCTTCGGGGCCATCGGCGAACCACTCGGCTGCCGGCAGGTAGTACAGGGAAACGTCGATGCCGCAGGCCGCCATGTTCTCCTTGAAGATCTGGGTCATGCCCTGGCGCAGGACGTTACCGGCGGTCGTGCCCAGCGACGGGGCGAAGCGGACGCCATCGGGGTCGATGCGGAAGCCTTCGTCGTCGCGCTGGTCGTAACCGGCCTCATCCAGCAGCGCGTTGGCCGCTTCGGGATCGAAAGCCCATTCGGTCAGGCCCTCGGTCGGGTACAGCGGGTGGACGCTGGGGATGTAGGTGTGGATGATCTCCGAACGGCCAAAGAGCAGGTTATCGACCATGCCCTGGCGGTCGGTGCACATCGTCATGGCCTGGCGGACGCGGACGTCCTCGAACCAGTCATAGCGCGTGTCGGTGTAGTCGCCCCAGGTATCGACGGCGAAGTCGATGTGCTGGAAGGTCGTGCCGGTCTGGAAGTAGGGCACCAGCAGGCCGGAGGCCTCGGCTTCAGTCAGGAACGGCGCGTCGGCGACTTCGAGACCCGGCTCGGGCACGATGTCGCATTGGCCGGACAGAACCTGGGCCAACAACTGGTTGGTGTCGGGGATGAACTTGAAGGTGACGCTATCCAGATAGGGCAGGCCCTCATCGGCGCGATAGTAATTCTCGTTGCGCACCATGCGGATGCTGTCGCCGGCGATCCACTCTTCGAGGACGAACGGGCCGTCACCGATGGGCATACGGCTCGATTCTTCGGCCTCCAGCAGTTCGGCGGCCGTGAACGCGCCCCAGATGTGCTCCGGGTACGGTTGCCAGAAGTTGATAAAGTAGGTGGAATCGCGGAAGCCGGGCAGGCCCGTCCAGCGCGTGCTCAGATCGCCCGTCGCCTCATAGCTGGCGGTGCGCTCGGCGGTGTACTTGGTGCTCGGCGTGTCCGGGTCCAGCAACAGGTTGAAGCTGTAGACCGAGTCCGAAGCATTCACCGGCGTACCGTCGGAAAAGACCGTGGGCTTCATCGTGAAGTCGACGACCAGTTGATCCATCATCACCGGCGTGCCGTCGAAGGTCACTTCTTCGCCGGCGGAGTTCATCACGATGTCGCCGGCGGCCAGGGGGCCAACCACGTCACCGACCTTGAGGACGACGTCGCCCTCATTCACTTCCACGGAGTTGAGGACCGCGTCGCCATCTTCCAAACTCGGAATCTTCTCCAGGGCATCGGCCTGGAAGGCATAGGAGAGCGTGGTGATGTAGTCTTCAAAAATGGCGTGCTGCACATTGGTGGCAGCCAGCATGGAACCACCATACGGGTACAGGGTTTCCGGTTCCTGGGATTGGCAGATCACCAGGTCTTTCGGCATCACCGGGGCTTCGGTCGGCACGGCAGTCACTTCGACGATTTGCTCGACGACGCGCGTCACTTCGACCTCGGCGCCTTCTTCGGTAATCGTCTCGGTGACCACGCGGGTCACTTCGACGGTCTGCGCCTGAGGCTGACAGGCCACCAGCACAAAGGCTCCCAACAACACAAACAGGGCTACAAAAACCCAAACTTTCTTCGACATGTTAGATTGTCCTCCTCTAACAACTTACAACTTAAGTTTCACTGACTTAACCCGGCCTATCCAGCAGCACGGCCGGGTTACGCCGCTCGGCGTCTACAATCTCTGAGGTAATCCTGGCGATTGTTTCGTCGCCAACAGTCAGGCATCAGACAGATGCACCACCTCCTTCAATGGGTTATTTAGCTACGCCTTGCAAAAACGAAAAACACAGCCATGTCCTTCGCGCCCTGCGCGAGGAAGGCTGTGTTCAAGCTACCCCTGCCGATTATGCAGCATTATGAATTCGCAGCGAACAGACACACCGAAGTGAAAGATTGCTTAGAAGTATGGGGGATTATAGTGGGGTGTTATCGTCCTGTCAAATTAGGGACAAAGGAGTGACGGAAAGGGAGCAGAGGGGGTGGGAAGGGAAGGGGATGGAGAAAAGAAAGAAACCGGGTTTTCAGGAAAAAACCCGGTTTCTAGTGGAGATGGCGGGAATCGAACCCGCGTCCGAAAAATTCGACCTCCAGATGTCTACAAGCTTAGTCGACCTTTTAGTTTGGCGGTCGGGCGCCCCGGTCAACTGGGTCAGCCGCCCGCTATCCGATTGCCCCCGAGAGGGCGTCTCTAGCCGCGCCTATCGGAGTTAGCGCGGAGCACGTTGGCATTAATGTCGCCCGCTAATGCCCGGCCAACGAACGGACAAAAGCGAACGGGTTCCTTGTTTAGGGGAACATCTGGCTATCCCTAAGCTACTTTACGCAGCCATCGGGAGAGCACTGTAGGCATTGGTGCGGTTGGCACTTATGCGTGTGCTTCCAGTTTTACGAGATGTGAAGCGTGCTCGGCTTGCAATCCAGGGCCAGCCTTCCCCGTCGAAGCCAGTCATCCCCGAATGTGACTATAGTATAGCACAGGATTGGCGGGGCGTCTATCGGAGAAAGGTTAGAAGGGGGGCGGGTGGCGAGTAGCGAGTGGCGGGTCTCTCTTAACCCGCCACCCGCTACCCGCCACCCGCTACTCTTCTCACTTCCAGCGCGTCAGAATCGTCTCGCGCCGGAAGAGGCGGATCGCCAGATAGAGCAGGGCCACGTCGAGCAGCAGCACGATGAGGCCCAGCCACAGCATCACCTGCCGGTCGATGAGGATGAGGCCCACGGACTGGCCGATGATAAGAAAGATCAGCGGCAGGATGACCAGGGCCGATAACTGTTCGGCCACCCGCGGGTCGGTCACCCGCGACGAGACGATGACGGCGATGCACGTCGAGAGAATAGTCAGCAGCGGCGCGACGACGAAGATCGCCAGCAGCCAGTGGGGGCTATAGAACGCGGCGAAGACCGCCGGCGGGGCCAACAGCCGCGCCCCGACGAAAAACAGGGCAAACGCCAGCCACGTCGCGCCGATGGCCGGCAGCGCGGCGGCGATGATCTTGGCCGCCAACAGTTCGATGGTCGTGATCGGCGTCGCCAGCAGCGGCTCCAGGCTGCGCGTGGTCTTCTCGCCCACGATGCTGTAGGCGGCGATGGTCACCGGGATCGCCACGGGCAGGATCATAAACATCAGCACGAACAGGTTCAACGTGTAAACCAGACTGCAATCCAGCGGATTCAGGCCCACGCACATCTGCCCGGCCAGCTGGGCTATCTCTGGGTCGGCCATTTCGGCTTCCATGCCCTCGACGTGGGCAAAGGCGTACAACATGCCCAGCGGAATGATGGCCAGGATAATCGGCAAAAACAGCACCGATGAGAACACCAACTTGTTACGAAAAACCTCGGCCCACTCCTTGCCGATAATCGTCGTGATCTTGTCCATCAGCTTTCCCTCCCGGCCGCCGGCTCGTCTTTCACCAACTGGAGATAAACGTCTTCCAGCGAGTGGCGCAGCTCGCCGACGAACTGGATGCCGGCCCCAGCGGCCACCAGGGCGTGGATGATGGCCGGGTTATGCGTCTCCGGGTCGTCCAGGGTCAGGGTGAGCTTGTTGCCGTCAACCTCGGCCGCCTGCACGAACGGCAGCGCCGCCACGCCGGGCAAGAACGGCTCGGCTGGGCCGCCCAGTTGAAAGAGGACTTGCCGCCCGTAGACCTGCCGCCGCAGCCGGGCGGGCGTGTCCACCACGCGCAGATGGGTTTTGAACACGGCCACGCGGTCGCACAGCCGGTCCGCCTCGTCCAGGTTGTGGGTGCAGAGGAAGATCGTCCGGCCGCGCCCCTTCAGTTCGGCGATGAAGTCATGTACCAGGCGCGACGCTTCCGGGTCGAGGGCGGCCGTCGGCTCGTCCAGAAAGAGCACCCGCGGCTCGTGGAGCAAGGCCCGGCCGATAGCCAGCTTCTGGCGCATCCCCTTGCTGAATTCGCCCACCGGGTCGTCGCGCCGCTCCCACAGGCCCAGCAGTCGCAGATACTTCTCCACCTGCGCGTCAACTTGCGCCACCTCGTAGAGCCGGGCGAAGATGGTCAGGTTGCGCCGCGCCGACAGGCGATCATACATGCCCGGCGTCTCGGTCAGGATGCCCACGTTGCGGCGGATCTGGGCGTCGTCGCGGCCCACCTCGTAGTTGAGCACGCGCGCCCGGCCCGAAGTAGGGGCAATGAGGCTGCATAACATGCGAATAGTGGTCGTCTTGCCGGCCCCGTTCGGCCCCAGAAAACCGAACACTTCCCCCTCGGCGATGTCGAGATTCAGCCGGTCAACGGCCACCTGATCGCCAAACTGCTTGGTCAGGTCTTCGGTGTGGATCATGGTAGGAGCTCCCGCGTATGAGGGCACTGTAACGCGATGGCCAGGCGGTGTCAAGTCAGAGAAGCCAGCAAAGAGGTGGGAACACAGAGGACACGGAGGGACACAGAGGGACACAGAGGACACAGAGCAAACAGGTCTCTTTCCTCTGTGATCTCTGTGTCCCTCCGTGTCCTCTGTGTCCAATTGGCGTTTACGTAGGGCCACGGGATGTGCTATGATGTCCCTAGCGAGACGAAAGTATGGACAGCGACCTGGTACATGCGGGCGAGAATTGGGCCGAGCGCGCCCGCGAATGGCAAAGCCTGCTGGACGAACTGCGCCCGCAACTCATCGACGCCGAGGCCCGGCTGGCCGAACAACTGGCGGCCATCAGCGCCTTCGAGTATCGCCTGCGCGCCCGGCTGGAATCGCTCAGCCGCCGTCTCGATGCGCTCCAGGCCGAGATCGACGCCCTGCGCGGCGAACTGCGCCGCTTCCGCGATACCTTCCTGGACACGGCCGACACCCCGCCCCCCGGCCAGGCCGCGTGGCGCTTCGAGGGCGGCCCGGCGGCGGCGGCCGGCGAGTTCCGCTATCGGGCCAGGGTCGAGGCCGCCCGCCCCGCGCCGGAAGGCAAGCGGCTGGCGGCCATCAAGCAGCTTTATCGCCGCCTGGCCCGCCGCTTCCACCCCGACCTGGCCCCCGACGAGACCGACCGCGCCTACCGCACCGACCTGATGATGGCGATCAACGCCGCCTATACCGCCGGCGATCTGGAAGAACTGGAGCGGCTGGCCGAGGAGCCGGACAGCATGTCGCGCGCGCCGCAATCGCCCGAAGAATTGGCCGCCGCGCTGCAGCGGGAAGTCGAGCGCTGCCGCCGCCGTCTGGCCGAGATCGCCACGGAGATGGCGACACTGGAGCAGCACAACAGCACGCGCCTGCTGCGTCGCGCCGAGCGGGCCGAGGCCGAGGGGCGCGACCTGCTGGCCGAGCTGGCCGCCGACCTGCGCCGGCGCATCGCCGAGAAGATGGTCGAGCGCGACGTATTGCAGACGCAATTAGCGGAGATGGAGCAGGAAGGGGTGGAGATGACCGCCGCCGATCTGGCCGACGTCGTCTACAACCTGGGGCTGGAGCAGGCCGACGCCAGCGATCTGTTGGGGGCGGCCGGCTGGCGGCCGCGCAAGCTGCGCCCCTGGGAATCGAACGACGGTCGGGAAGAAGAGGACGACATCGACGACGTCTATTGACGCGGCCGCCGGTCGGGCGCGCTACGGCCCGAAGAGATCGAGCACCGGGGCATAGACGGCATTGCAGCCGCCCACGCGCGAACAACCCTCCAGCGGCAGTTCGGGCACGTTGTCCAACTCGTAGGCGCCCTCGAAGGCCCGGCAGACGGGGCAGGCGTCGGGGGCCACCAGAATCCGCACCCGCGTCGCCAGCCCGTTGCGAATGCGCTCCAGCGCGGCCTTCTGCTCGGCGCGGCGCTGCTCGTCCGTGATTTCTCTTACCATTGCCACAGTGTCGCTCCTGATGCCCGGCGCGGCCGATTGCCTTGCCGATCTCAGGGGATTATACGGTCGGTCGTGGACAGGGGCAAACGCTGCCCCGACATTTGTGATAAAATGCGGGCGAACATGATGCCGACAATTATTACACCCGAACTACCCGACCCTACACAGCCCGTCGCCACGCTGCCCATCGCTGAGATGTCCATCGCCGAGATGCCCATCGCCGAGATGCCTATCGCTGAGATACCCATCGCCGAAATACCAATCGCCGAGGCGGGCCGGCTTCTGATGGCCGGGGAATTGGCGATCATTCAGACCCATTGGCCGGCGCTGCGGTTGGCGGCCGACACGACGGCCGTCCACGAGACGCGCAAGGCCATTCGCCGTACCTTCACGCTTTTCAAGCTGTTTGCGCCCTACTTCGCGCCCGACGAACTGGAGCCGCACCGGGCCACGTTGCGGCGGATGATGCGCCGCCTGG is drawn from Candidatus Promineifilum breve and contains these coding sequences:
- a CDS encoding peptide ABC transporter substrate-binding protein, yielding MSKKVWVFVALFVLLGAFVLVACQPQAQTVEVTRVVTETITEEGAEVEVTRVVEQIVEVTAVPTEAPVMPKDLVICQSQEPETLYPYGGSMLAATNVQHAIFEDYITTLSYAFQADALEKIPSLEDGDAVLNSVEVNEGDVVLKVGDVVGPLAAGDIVMNSAGEEVTFDGTPVMMDQLVVDFTMKPTVFSDGTPVNASDSVYSFNLLLDPDTPSTKYTAERTASYEATGDLSTRWTGLPGFRDSTYFINFWQPYPEHIWGAFTAAELLEAEESSRMPIGDGPFVLEEWIAGDSIRMVRNENYYRADEGLPYLDSVTFKFIPDTNQLLAQVLSGQCDIVPEPGLEVADAPFLTEAEASGLLVPYFQTGTTFQHIDFAVDTWGDYTDTRYDWFEDVRVRQAMTMCTDRQGMVDNLLFGRSEIIHTYIPSVHPLYPTEGLTEWAFDPEAANALLDEAGYDQRDDEGFRIDPDGVRFAPSLGTTAGNVLRQGMTQIFKENMAACGIDVSLYYLPAAEWFADGPEGPLFGRRYDLGLFAWLTGVQPACELYMGSQIPGPADETNPRTGQPFGSGWGGQNNTGWNTEEYDAACAQALGSLPGTPEYVEGHTLAQQIFSQEVPVIPVFLSVKTGVTRPEVLNYGIDPTQNSHLYNIEEIDLQQ
- a CDS encoding J domain-containing protein; the protein is MDSDLVHAGENWAERAREWQSLLDELRPQLIDAEARLAEQLAAISAFEYRLRARLESLSRRLDALQAEIDALRGELRRFRDTFLDTADTPPPGQAAWRFEGGPAAAAGEFRYRARVEAARPAPEGKRLAAIKQLYRRLARRFHPDLAPDETDRAYRTDLMMAINAAYTAGDLEELERLAEEPDSMSRAPQSPEELAAALQREVERCRRRLAEIATEMATLEQHNSTRLLRRAERAEAEGRDLLAELAADLRRRIAEKMVERDVLQTQLAEMEQEGVEMTAADLADVVYNLGLEQADASDLLGAAGWRPRKLRPWESNDGREEEDDIDDVY
- a CDS encoding ABC transporter permease subunit, translated to MDKITTIIGKEWAEVFRNKLVFSSVLFLPIILAIIPLGMLYAFAHVEGMEAEMADPEIAQLAGQMCVGLNPLDCSLVYTLNLFVLMFMILPVAIPVTIAAYSIVGEKTTRSLEPLLATPITTIELLAAKIIAAALPAIGATWLAFALFFVGARLLAPPAVFAAFYSPHWLLAIFVVAPLLTILSTCIAVIVSSRVTDPRVAEQLSALVILPLIFLIIGQSVGLILIDRQVMLWLGLIVLLLDVALLYLAIRLFRRETILTRWK
- a CDS encoding ABC transporter permease; amino-acid sequence: MTVTEIDLSSLQADALLSTKPEPLVLTYWKRLRRHKLATASLILLITIIVLVIVGPIIMSRMTYFNHAQGIEMNYSRDAQDLRNINAAPSRDHLMGTDELGRDVFFRILMAGRLSLFIAFTVTILSETFGMFMGALSGYYGGRTDNLIQRFTEFVIILPTLPLLLTLSSILRDLQIPFLPPEWSQAFVIIAILTLFGWTGACRLARGMVLSLRNQEFTEASRALGMSDLNIIARHMMPNALPPIIVSASLALGGVIVLESALSFLGFGIQPPVATWGNMLQGVQKDMFTAPWKALYPGLMIFVTTLAFNYLGDGLRDAIDPRLKL
- a CDS encoding ABC transporter ATP-binding protein, giving the protein MIHTEDLTKQFGDQVAVDRLNLDIAEGEVFGFLGPNGAGKTTTIRMLCSLIAPTSGRARVLNYEVGRDDAQIRRNVGILTETPGMYDRLSARRNLTIFARLYEVAQVDAQVEKYLRLLGLWERRDDPVGEFSKGMRQKLAIGRALLHEPRVLFLDEPTAALDPEASRLVHDFIAELKGRGRTIFLCTHNLDEADRLCDRVAVFKTHLRVVDTPARLRRQVYGRQVLFQLGGPAEPFLPGVAALPFVQAAEVDGNKLTLTLDDPETHNPAIIHALVAAGAGIQFVGELRHSLEDVYLQLVKDEPAAGRES
- a CDS encoding ABC transporter permease, producing MTSYLIRRGLQMIVVVLLATVAIFALLNAVPGGPLSGLNMAVGAKNRLSPQEIARIEATLGLNKPFYLAYLTWLLGEDWVDEVGNAIGNPGSAEKMAVTGTWADFQSPGCQAAGGTNRGADPEKKFPCSRGVLRWDWGESWALARGQTVTSVIGSRIKNTLILMSTVTVISLLIAIPIGIISAVRQYSRMDYAVTTFSFFGISMPVFWFGLLMIILFTLKFREWGLPYFPSGDVFTTRVTPGSVQDVFNIVPGTLADRIVHLILPVTVLTLLYLAGWSRFMRSSMLEVLRQDYVRTARAKGLHERAVIAKHAARNALIPLITIVVFQIPGIFSGAILTETIFNYPGMGRLFIDALGRDDWPIVMAILFISAILVVFATLIGDILYTVVDPRIRFD